Proteins from one Haloarchaeobius litoreus genomic window:
- a CDS encoding OsmC family protein: MTDDQTIAHGIDLETLGEFAEHAATEPEAVQLGLGASATYEGTAAHSLAKIDSYELGGDTIARETREYTVPYGGWKEVLDAGGWVGATDRIEPVEAALSALAACINVGISINAAANGVEIDHLRTDVRTDFDPAVLFSLAEVAEADSVFQNLTAEVEIEGPDLDPDMVDEWARRAPVYTLVSLAQDVEVSLNTPVEAADD; the protein is encoded by the coding sequence ATGACCGACGACCAGACGATCGCACACGGAATAGACCTGGAGACACTCGGCGAATTCGCCGAACACGCGGCCACCGAGCCCGAGGCGGTCCAGCTCGGACTCGGCGCGTCGGCGACCTACGAGGGGACCGCGGCCCACAGCCTGGCGAAGATCGACTCGTACGAGCTCGGCGGCGACACCATCGCCCGCGAGACCCGTGAGTACACCGTCCCGTACGGCGGCTGGAAGGAGGTGCTCGACGCAGGCGGGTGGGTCGGGGCGACCGACCGGATCGAGCCGGTCGAGGCGGCGCTGTCGGCGCTGGCCGCCTGCATCAACGTCGGTATCAGCATCAACGCCGCCGCCAACGGCGTCGAGATCGACCACCTCAGAACGGACGTCCGGACCGACTTCGACCCCGCGGTCCTGTTCAGTCTCGCGGAGGTCGCCGAGGCCGACTCGGTGTTCCAGAACCTGACGGCGGAGGTCGAGATCGAGGGACCGGACCTCGACCCGGACATGGTCGACGAGTGGGCGCGGCGGGCCCCGGTCTACACGCTCGTCTCGCTCGCACAGGACGTCGAGGTGAGCCTCAACACGCCCGTCGAGGCCGCCGACGACTGA
- the psmB gene encoding archaeal proteasome endopeptidase complex subunit beta, with protein MKLDNTDPYEPELGASEWREQADDEQNVNKTGTTTIGIATDEGVLIATDRRASLGGRFVSNKQVVKVEEIHPTAAMTLVGSVGGAQSFISSLRAEVNLYETRRGEDMSIEALATLAGNFARGGPFFAINPILGGVDDDGSHVFSIDPAGGVMKDDYTVTGSGMMVAYGLLEGEWHEDIEMDEARRLAARAVHSAAERDTGSGNGLVLCEVTADGVDITEYDDFPDEDEL; from the coding sequence ATGAAGCTCGACAACACCGACCCCTACGAACCCGAACTCGGCGCCTCCGAGTGGCGAGAACAGGCCGACGACGAACAGAACGTCAACAAGACCGGGACGACCACCATCGGCATCGCGACCGACGAGGGCGTCCTCATCGCGACCGACCGCCGTGCCAGCCTCGGCGGCCGCTTCGTCTCGAACAAGCAGGTCGTGAAGGTCGAGGAGATCCACCCGACCGCCGCGATGACGCTCGTCGGCAGCGTCGGCGGCGCACAGTCGTTCATCAGCTCCCTCCGCGCCGAGGTCAACCTCTACGAGACCCGCCGCGGCGAGGACATGAGCATCGAGGCGCTCGCCACGCTCGCGGGCAACTTCGCCCGCGGCGGCCCGTTCTTCGCCATCAACCCCATCCTGGGCGGCGTCGACGACGACGGCAGCCACGTCTTCTCCATCGACCCCGCCGGCGGCGTCATGAAGGACGACTACACCGTCACCGGCTCCGGGATGATGGTCGCCTACGGCCTGCTCGAGGGCGAGTGGCACGAGGACATCGAGATGGACGAGGCCCGCCGCCTCGCCGCCCGCGCCGTCCACAGCGCCGCAGAGCGCGACACCGGCTCCGGCAACGGGCTCGTCCTCTGTGAGGTCACCGCGGACGGCGTCGACATCACGGAGTACGACGACTTCCCGGACGAGGACGAGCTGTAA
- a CDS encoding helix-turn-helix domain-containing protein — MAATDRLEWLIADECGSCCDGDVDASVAELEDVRDRAALDPLVDVSDSAVSHALSTLADAGLVDRRKEGRWRYYRATDRARALLAAVDPGHADATTEPGGTDE; from the coding sequence ATGGCTGCGACTGACCGGCTTGAGTGGCTCATCGCCGACGAGTGCGGGAGCTGCTGTGACGGCGACGTGGACGCCAGTGTCGCCGAACTGGAGGATGTTCGCGACCGGGCAGCGCTCGACCCGCTCGTGGACGTGAGCGACAGCGCGGTGAGCCACGCGCTCTCGACCCTGGCCGACGCGGGCCTCGTGGACCGCCGGAAGGAGGGTCGCTGGCGCTACTACCGGGCGACCGACCGGGCCAGGGCGCTGCTCGCGGCCGTGGACCCCGGCCACGCCGACGCGACCACCGAACCCGGAGGGACCGACGAATGA
- a CDS encoding DMT family transporter → MNGIALALFAAVLFGGYMFGVKRYFAAYPASVYMFGVYAAAVAWYLPVAVATTDGPPVPMTVTGLVASLAVSVGVVVALLAFFRALSTGDVSYVAPISKVVPAFVLPIEVLFLHERLSMVQITGIVVVTLGLYLVNYEPGTLLEPLRRAVRARPAQLALLSAATFGVVDVGKRIVLQELGVDPAAFVVVMLVTTFVSIAPLALPKLDRAAMAADWWKFVAFGAVVAVGQHVISLAFTTLPASVASPIVNAQAVVAVLLGGVVLEESNFRVRLAAASVAIAGVALITLG, encoded by the coding sequence GTGAACGGTATCGCCCTCGCGCTGTTCGCGGCGGTCCTCTTCGGCGGCTACATGTTCGGCGTGAAACGCTACTTCGCCGCGTACCCCGCTTCGGTCTACATGTTCGGCGTGTACGCCGCCGCTGTGGCTTGGTACCTCCCTGTTGCCGTGGCGACGACGGACGGCCCGCCGGTCCCGATGACGGTGACGGGACTGGTCGCGTCGCTCGCGGTGAGCGTCGGCGTCGTCGTCGCGCTGCTCGCGTTCTTCCGGGCGCTCTCGACGGGTGACGTGAGCTACGTCGCGCCTATCAGCAAGGTCGTCCCCGCGTTCGTCCTGCCCATCGAGGTGCTGTTCCTGCACGAGCGCCTCTCGATGGTGCAGATCACGGGTATCGTCGTCGTCACGCTCGGGCTCTACCTCGTGAACTACGAGCCCGGCACGCTGCTGGAGCCGCTCCGACGTGCGGTCCGTGCCCGGCCCGCCCAGCTCGCGCTCCTCAGCGCGGCGACATTCGGCGTCGTCGACGTGGGGAAACGGATCGTCCTGCAGGAACTGGGCGTCGACCCCGCCGCGTTCGTCGTCGTCATGCTCGTCACCACGTTCGTCTCCATCGCGCCGCTCGCGCTCCCGAAGCTGGACCGCGCGGCCATGGCCGCCGACTGGTGGAAGTTCGTCGCCTTCGGCGCGGTCGTCGCCGTCGGCCAGCACGTCATCTCCCTCGCGTTCACGACGCTCCCGGCCAGCGTCGCCTCGCCCATCGTCAACGCGCAGGCCGTCGTCGCGGTGCTGCTCGGCGGCGTCGTGCTGGAGGAGTCGAACTTCCGCGTCCGGCTGGCCGCCGCGAGCGTCGCCATCGCCGGTGTCGCCCTGATCACTCTCGGATAG
- a CDS encoding helix-turn-helix transcriptional regulator, which produces MERGTIPHGSDDGSVGDVAYLARSPHRIPTLVLLTERPRSRSELCELVNVSSSTIRRTMGEFEDRLWVRKDGYKYVATRLGEAVAEGVDELLDRLGTERKLRDVWHWLPDEVTALPVESWSELTVTVAGPDCPYQPVNRFESLLGATDTLRCIRPEVALMEPCFDLLCRLVDDGLDVTIIDRLNCHTYFYSTYPERSTELLERENFSVLEHDELPPYGTTLLDDRVAISCYERESGTVQALIDTAHPAVREWAREVYERHSADARPFEPAPLPG; this is translated from the coding sequence ATGGAAAGAGGTACCATTCCACACGGCAGTGACGACGGGTCGGTCGGGGACGTCGCCTACCTCGCACGGTCGCCGCACCGAATCCCCACACTCGTCCTGTTGACCGAACGGCCCCGCAGCCGCTCCGAGCTCTGTGAGCTGGTGAACGTGTCCTCGTCCACCATACGACGGACGATGGGGGAGTTCGAGGACCGGCTCTGGGTCCGCAAGGACGGCTACAAGTACGTGGCGACGCGGCTGGGCGAGGCGGTCGCCGAGGGCGTCGATGAACTGCTCGACAGGCTCGGGACGGAACGGAAGCTGCGGGACGTCTGGCACTGGCTGCCCGACGAGGTCACCGCGCTCCCGGTCGAGAGCTGGTCCGAGCTGACCGTGACCGTCGCCGGCCCCGACTGTCCGTACCAGCCCGTGAACCGGTTCGAGTCCCTCCTCGGGGCGACGGACACGCTCCGCTGTATCCGCCCCGAGGTCGCGCTGATGGAGCCCTGTTTCGACCTGCTCTGTCGACTGGTCGACGACGGGCTGGACGTGACGATCATCGACCGACTGAACTGCCACACGTACTTCTACTCGACGTATCCGGAGCGCAGCACCGAGCTGCTGGAGCGGGAGAACTTCTCCGTCCTCGAACACGACGAGCTCCCACCGTACGGCACCACCCTGCTCGACGACCGCGTCGCCATCAGCTGTTACGAACGGGAGAGCGGAACGGTACAGGCGCTGATTGACACCGCACACCCGGCCGTCCGCGAGTGGGCCCGGGAGGTCTACGAGCGCCACAGCGCCGACGCCCGGCCGTTCGAACCCGCACCGCTCCCCGGGTGA
- a CDS encoding 50S ribosomal protein L15e, whose product MARSFYSHIKEAWRDPDDGKLAELQWQRKQDWRQEGAIERVERPTRLDKARELGYKAKQGIVVARVSVRKGNARKQRHKAGRRSKRQGVNRIGRRKNIQRIAEERCARKYPNMRVLNSYWVGEDGSQKWHEVIMVDPEHPAIENDDDLSWICDDSHTGRAFRGLTSAGKQNRGLTFKGKGTEHTRPSNTSGRGRGK is encoded by the coding sequence ATGGCACGAAGCTTCTACTCCCACATCAAGGAAGCCTGGCGGGACCCGGACGACGGGAAGCTCGCCGAGCTGCAGTGGCAACGAAAACAGGACTGGCGACAGGAGGGCGCAATCGAGCGCGTCGAGCGCCCGACCCGGCTGGACAAGGCCCGCGAGCTGGGCTACAAGGCCAAGCAGGGCATCGTCGTCGCCCGCGTCTCGGTCCGCAAGGGGAACGCCCGCAAGCAGCGCCACAAGGCCGGTCGCCGGTCCAAGCGCCAGGGCGTCAACCGCATCGGTCGCCGGAAGAACATCCAGCGCATCGCCGAGGAGCGCTGCGCGCGCAAGTACCCGAACATGCGCGTGCTCAACTCCTACTGGGTCGGTGAGGACGGCTCCCAGAAGTGGCACGAAGTGATCATGGTCGACCCCGAGCACCCGGCCATCGAGAACGACGACGACCTCAGCTGGATCTGCGACGACAGCCACACGGGCCGCGCGTTCCGTGGCCTCACCAGCGCCGGCAAGCAGAACCGTGGCCTGACGTTCAAGGGCAAGGGTACCGAGCACACCCGTCCCTCGAACACCTCCGGTCGCGGCCGCGGCAAGTAA
- a CDS encoding mechanosensitive ion channel family protein, whose translation MLSDAMSLLLQATPPEFWPSQFGDDWPNVVRLGWGVLGFALVFILGWYVLDPAIGRIVQARNRNNPTVDEAISRYFRLLVVVVAFLVGALVTGYGAFLQSSALVVAAGTLALGVAGQTVIASLVSGMVLVLDPEFNVGDYIEWEDGEGTVRAITLRVTRVQTPDGGLVTLPNTKLTSQAVTRPHGYDRTRVVEHVGIAYEDDVDEAMALLQEAARNVDGVVEGPSPTAYVDEFSGDAVVLRAEFWVTAPSRRSLFRIRSNYARRVKEQLDRAGITIAPASKRELLGRIEVDGAE comes from the coding sequence ATGCTCTCGGACGCGATGTCGCTCCTGCTCCAGGCCACGCCGCCTGAGTTCTGGCCCTCACAGTTCGGGGACGACTGGCCGAACGTCGTGCGACTCGGCTGGGGTGTGCTGGGGTTCGCCCTCGTCTTCATCTTGGGCTGGTACGTCCTCGACCCGGCCATCGGCCGCATCGTCCAGGCTCGCAACCGAAACAACCCGACCGTCGACGAGGCGATCTCGCGGTACTTCAGGCTGCTCGTGGTCGTCGTCGCGTTCCTCGTCGGCGCACTCGTCACGGGCTACGGCGCGTTCCTGCAGTCGTCGGCGCTCGTCGTCGCCGCCGGGACGCTCGCACTCGGCGTCGCTGGACAGACGGTCATCGCGTCGCTCGTCAGCGGCATGGTGCTCGTGCTGGACCCCGAGTTCAACGTCGGCGACTACATCGAGTGGGAGGACGGCGAGGGCACCGTCCGCGCCATCACGCTCCGGGTGACGCGGGTCCAGACGCCCGACGGCGGGCTGGTGACGCTGCCGAACACGAAGCTCACGAGCCAGGCGGTCACCCGGCCGCACGGCTACGACCGCACGCGGGTCGTCGAGCACGTCGGTATCGCCTACGAGGACGACGTGGACGAGGCGATGGCGCTGCTTCAGGAGGCCGCACGCAACGTCGACGGCGTGGTCGAGGGGCCGAGCCCGACGGCGTACGTCGACGAGTTCTCGGGCGACGCGGTCGTCCTCCGGGCCGAGTTCTGGGTGACCGCGCCGAGTCGGCGCAGCCTCTTCCGCATCCGGTCGAACTACGCCCGACGGGTGAAAGAGCAGCTCGACCGGGCCGGCATCACCATCGCCCCGGCGTCGAAGCGCGAGCTGCTGGGGCGGATCGAGGTCGACGGGGCCGAGTGA
- a CDS encoding low molecular weight phosphatase family protein has protein sequence MTTLGFVCVQNAGRSQMATAFAERERDRRDLDWEIVTGGTLPADHVHEAVVDAMADVGIDLSDRTPREVRDDELESCDVVATMGCSTLSLDTGVDVRDWDLTDPDGEPPEEVAAIRDEVERRVVALFDELEDR, from the coding sequence ATGACCACCCTCGGTTTCGTCTGCGTGCAGAACGCCGGTCGCAGTCAGATGGCGACCGCGTTCGCCGAGCGCGAGCGCGACCGTCGCGACCTCGACTGGGAGATCGTCACCGGCGGCACACTCCCCGCCGACCACGTCCACGAGGCGGTCGTCGACGCGATGGCCGACGTGGGCATCGACCTCTCCGACCGGACGCCGCGGGAGGTGCGCGACGACGAGCTCGAGTCCTGTGACGTGGTCGCGACGATGGGCTGCTCGACGCTCTCGCTCGACACCGGCGTCGACGTGCGAGACTGGGACCTCACCGACCCCGACGGCGAACCCCCGGAGGAGGTCGCCGCCATCCGCGACGAGGTCGAGCGCCGGGTCGTCGCGCTGTTCGACGAGCTCGAGGACCGCTGA
- a CDS encoding AIR synthase family protein, producing MTDRGKIDRSFFDEVIYPNLGADRDDVALGPRHGVDFGVLDVGGKAVVTATDPVSILPDLGWERAARFALGVVLADVAVSGIPPSHLAISFSLPPAMTDDEFATVWETMAGELEDLGTTVLTGHTARYAGCAFPWVGGATVLGVGDHEDVIRPDGARPGDHLLVTHGPAVEATALFAALFPDRIDLPDDLLARQAERLPSTEHVRDALVAAASGPVTAMHDATECGLQGALVELAGGAGVRIDVASAATPVSDEAAALCEYFDMEPWAATTSGSLLVAVRPDGVDAVVDALESRGTPVADAGRISAGEGVYVDGERVHHPDEDPAWRVWAELSGAE from the coding sequence ATGACCGACCGCGGAAAGATCGACCGCTCGTTCTTCGACGAGGTGATCTACCCGAACCTCGGTGCCGACCGCGACGACGTGGCGCTCGGTCCCCGCCACGGCGTCGACTTCGGCGTCCTCGACGTGGGCGGCAAGGCGGTCGTCACCGCGACCGACCCCGTCTCCATCCTGCCGGACCTCGGCTGGGAGCGCGCCGCCCGCTTCGCCCTCGGCGTCGTCCTCGCGGACGTGGCCGTCTCCGGCATCCCGCCGAGCCACCTCGCCATCTCGTTCTCGCTCCCGCCCGCGATGACCGACGACGAGTTCGCGACCGTCTGGGAGACGATGGCCGGGGAACTCGAAGACCTCGGAACGACGGTGCTGACGGGCCACACGGCCAGGTACGCCGGCTGTGCGTTCCCGTGGGTCGGCGGCGCGACCGTCCTCGGCGTCGGCGACCACGAGGACGTGATCCGACCCGACGGCGCGCGCCCCGGCGACCACCTGCTCGTCACGCACGGGCCCGCGGTGGAGGCGACCGCGCTGTTCGCCGCGCTGTTCCCCGACCGAATCGACCTCCCCGACGACCTGCTCGCCCGGCAGGCCGAGCGCCTCCCGTCGACCGAGCACGTCCGCGATGCCCTCGTCGCCGCCGCGAGTGGACCCGTCACGGCGATGCACGACGCGACGGAGTGCGGGCTCCAGGGCGCGCTCGTCGAGCTCGCCGGCGGTGCGGGCGTCCGCATCGACGTGGCGTCGGCGGCGACCCCGGTGTCTGACGAGGCCGCCGCTCTCTGCGAGTACTTCGACATGGAGCCGTGGGCAGCGACGACCAGCGGGAGCCTCCTCGTCGCCGTGCGGCCCGATGGCGTCGACGCCGTGGTGGACGCGCTCGAATCCCGTGGGACGCCCGTCGCCGACGCCGGCCGAATCAGCGCGGGCGAGGGGGTCTACGTCGACGGCGAGCGCGTCCACCACCCCGACGAGGACCCCGCCTGGCGCGTCTGGGCCGAGCTTTCGGGCGCGGAGTGA
- the psmA gene encoding archaeal proteasome endopeptidase complex subunit alpha, whose product MQGQNQQQAYDRGITIFSPDGRLYQVEYAREAVKRGSASVGIRTPEGVVLVAERRSRSPLMERDSVEKLHKIDDHVGIASAGHVADARQLIDVARRQAQVNQLRYGETIGVETLTKAVTDHIQQYTQTGGARPFGVALLVGGVEDGEPRLFETDPSGTPYEWKAIAIGGNREEIQGYLEKEYDAELTLQGGIDLAIEALAVGEEDGFPPEGLAISTIETESGEYRTLELDEIENRLAELDLLMEGDDE is encoded by the coding sequence ATGCAAGGTCAAAACCAGCAGCAGGCGTACGACCGGGGGATCACTATCTTCTCGCCGGACGGACGTCTCTATCAGGTCGAGTACGCACGCGAGGCCGTCAAGCGCGGCAGCGCGAGCGTCGGGATCCGAACACCGGAGGGTGTCGTCCTCGTGGCCGAGCGTCGCAGCCGCTCGCCGCTGATGGAGCGCGACTCCGTCGAGAAGCTCCACAAGATCGACGACCACGTCGGCATCGCGAGTGCCGGCCACGTCGCCGACGCCCGCCAGCTCATCGACGTGGCGCGCCGGCAGGCCCAGGTCAACCAGCTCCGCTACGGCGAGACCATCGGGGTCGAGACGCTGACGAAGGCCGTCACAGACCACATCCAGCAGTACACCCAGACCGGTGGCGCGCGCCCGTTCGGCGTTGCACTGCTCGTCGGCGGTGTCGAGGACGGCGAGCCGCGCCTCTTCGAGACCGACCCCTCGGGCACGCCGTACGAGTGGAAGGCCATCGCCATCGGCGGCAACCGCGAGGAGATCCAGGGCTACCTGGAGAAGGAGTACGACGCGGAGCTCACGCTCCAGGGCGGTATCGACCTCGCCATCGAGGCACTGGCCGTCGGCGAGGAGGACGGCTTCCCGCCGGAGGGACTCGCCATCTCGACGATAGAGACCGAAAGCGGTGAGTACCGGACCCTCGAACTGGACGAGATAGAGAACAGACTCGCGGAACTCGACCTCCTCATGGAGGGTGACGACGAATGA
- a CDS encoding ATP-binding protein, whose amino-acid sequence MSRSARLPDEFGSLTTGVLLHDATTGRILDVNERLERLFGYDAPTLRTMQVEDFTAPTTKFTQETAVGRIQAAADGDPQSFEWQIERGDGEICWVSVDLTGIAIGGGDCVLAEVRDITEYKARERRLRLLNRVVRHNLRNDITVLMGYAEQLKDAVEQERLEEEIETILDIAVDIGSLSDSIEEFEEIADPNARGRSRTSVNELVREQVVTAQQQYPEAAVRLDEQAAVWVLADEGLNHAISHAIENAIVHNDREQPSVEVSVTKDPESGRGEIRVVDDGPPIPEVEIEVLDASETKTDTYHGSGLGLWVMQWCIDSLGGELVFETNEPRGNVVRILLPLDGNGW is encoded by the coding sequence ATGAGTCGGTCGGCCAGACTCCCCGACGAGTTCGGTTCGCTGACGACTGGCGTGCTGCTCCACGACGCCACGACCGGGAGGATTCTCGACGTGAACGAGCGACTGGAACGACTGTTCGGGTACGACGCCCCCACGCTCCGGACGATGCAGGTGGAGGACTTCACCGCACCGACGACGAAGTTCACCCAGGAGACGGCCGTGGGTCGCATCCAGGCGGCGGCCGACGGCGACCCCCAGTCGTTCGAGTGGCAGATCGAGCGAGGCGACGGCGAGATCTGCTGGGTGTCGGTCGACCTCACGGGAATCGCGATCGGCGGGGGCGACTGCGTGCTCGCGGAGGTCAGGGACATCACGGAGTACAAGGCACGTGAGCGCCGGCTGCGGCTGCTCAACCGCGTCGTCCGTCACAACCTCCGGAACGACATCACCGTCCTCATGGGCTACGCCGAGCAGCTCAAGGACGCCGTCGAGCAGGAGCGCCTGGAGGAGGAGATCGAGACCATCCTCGACATCGCCGTGGACATCGGGTCGCTGAGCGACTCCATCGAGGAGTTCGAGGAGATCGCGGACCCGAACGCGAGGGGGCGCTCCCGGACCTCGGTGAACGAGCTCGTCCGCGAGCAGGTCGTGACGGCACAGCAGCAGTACCCCGAGGCGGCCGTGCGGCTCGACGAACAGGCGGCGGTCTGGGTGCTGGCCGACGAGGGGCTGAACCACGCGATCAGCCACGCCATCGAGAACGCCATCGTGCACAACGACCGCGAACAGCCGTCGGTCGAGGTGAGCGTCACCAAGGACCCCGAGAGCGGCCGCGGCGAGATCCGGGTCGTCGACGACGGGCCGCCCATCCCCGAGGTCGAGATCGAGGTCCTCGACGCGTCGGAGACGAAGACCGACACGTACCACGGCTCCGGGCTCGGCCTCTGGGTGATGCAGTGGTGCATCGACTCGCTCGGAGGCGAGCTGGTGTTCGAGACGAACGAGCCACGCGGGAACGTCGTCCGGATACTGCTGCCCCTCGACGGCAACGGGTGGTGA
- a CDS encoding SDR family oxidoreductase yields MELTESVAVVTGASAGIGEATARALAREGSAVVLVARRAERLATLADDIDGETLVAPTDVTDPDAVDAMVAATRERFGRIDVLVNNAGVATFDPVAEADGADLRRQVAVNLLGTMNTVHAALPAVLDGGGHVVCVSSMNAEYPAERGSAYTASKCGVNGFHDSLRKEMREEDVRVTTVMPGPVVTEMHDWAEWDGRALDPDDVADAIVFAVSRPDHVELRELTVDATDKRQPW; encoded by the coding sequence ATGGAACTGACAGAGAGCGTCGCGGTGGTGACCGGCGCGTCCGCCGGTATCGGCGAGGCGACGGCCCGTGCGCTGGCACGCGAGGGGTCCGCGGTCGTGCTCGTCGCGCGCCGGGCGGAGCGACTGGCGACACTCGCCGACGACATCGATGGCGAGACGCTGGTCGCGCCGACGGACGTGACCGACCCCGACGCCGTCGACGCGATGGTCGCGGCGACGCGCGAGCGGTTCGGGCGCATCGACGTGCTGGTGAACAACGCCGGGGTGGCCACGTTCGACCCGGTCGCCGAGGCCGACGGAGCCGACCTCCGACGACAGGTCGCGGTGAACCTCCTCGGCACGATGAACACGGTCCACGCCGCGCTCCCGGCCGTGCTCGACGGGGGCGGGCACGTCGTCTGCGTCTCGTCGATGAACGCCGAGTATCCCGCCGAACGGGGCAGCGCGTACACGGCGTCGAAGTGCGGCGTCAACGGCTTCCACGACTCGCTCCGCAAGGAGATGCGCGAGGAGGACGTCCGTGTCACCACCGTCATGCCGGGGCCGGTCGTGACCGAGATGCACGACTGGGCGGAGTGGGATGGCCGTGCGCTCGACCCCGACGACGTTGCGGACGCCATCGTGTTCGCCGTCTCCCGGCCGGACCACGTGGAGCTCCGCGAGCTGACGGTCGACGCGACGGACAAGCGGCAACCGTGGTGA
- a CDS encoding thiamine-phosphate synthase family protein, producing MPVVLPSEIVVERFLPTARAMLVDDLADRGLTQREIAGHLGVTQAAVSKYRSGEVAVEERFSEDARMVATVERVGEGLAEGGMDHYEALSELLALVEEFEDRGPICAVHEDVMPALRGMGCDLCVRGPDSDVLDERAVLDNVREAVRRLGGAPAIVAHVPNVGSNVAMALPDADEVGDVAAIPGRLHAIQGQLNVPGNPEFGASQHVAGLVLAATAVDPEVRGAVNLKTSDALLDAARDAGYEPLAFDAGYEDRRSRLRERFAEDGVPRVAYHDGDYGVEPILYVLGADAADAVSLAVSLCEAAGE from the coding sequence ATGCCAGTGGTGCTGCCGAGCGAGATCGTCGTCGAGCGGTTCCTGCCGACGGCGCGTGCGATGCTCGTCGACGACCTCGCGGACCGTGGGCTGACACAGCGGGAGATCGCCGGCCACCTGGGCGTCACGCAGGCCGCGGTCAGCAAGTACCGGAGCGGCGAGGTGGCCGTCGAGGAGCGCTTCAGCGAGGACGCCCGCATGGTCGCGACCGTCGAGCGGGTCGGCGAGGGACTCGCCGAGGGCGGGATGGACCACTACGAGGCGCTGTCGGAGCTGCTCGCTCTCGTCGAGGAGTTCGAGGACCGCGGCCCCATCTGTGCGGTCCACGAGGACGTGATGCCGGCGCTCCGCGGGATGGGCTGTGACCTCTGCGTCCGCGGGCCGGACAGCGACGTGCTCGACGAGCGCGCCGTCCTGGACAACGTGCGCGAGGCGGTGCGCCGGCTCGGCGGCGCGCCAGCGATCGTCGCCCACGTGCCGAACGTCGGGTCGAACGTCGCGATGGCGCTGCCCGACGCGGACGAGGTGGGCGACGTGGCGGCCATCCCGGGCCGGCTGCACGCCATCCAGGGCCAGCTGAACGTGCCCGGCAACCCGGAGTTCGGGGCGTCCCAGCACGTCGCCGGGCTGGTGCTCGCGGCGACCGCCGTCGACCCCGAGGTGCGCGGCGCGGTGAACCTGAAGACCTCCGACGCGCTGCTCGACGCGGCCCGCGATGCCGGTTACGAGCCGCTGGCGTTCGACGCGGGCTACGAGGACCGCCGGAGTCGACTCCGCGAGCGGTTCGCCGAGGACGGCGTCCCGAGGGTCGCCTACCACGACGGCGACTACGGCGTCGAACCCATCCTGTACGTGCTCGGTGCGGACGCGGCCGACGCCGTCTCGCTCGCCGTCTCGCTCTGCGAGGCTGCCGGCGAGTAG